From one Dermacentor silvarum isolate Dsil-2018 chromosome 3, BIME_Dsil_1.4, whole genome shotgun sequence genomic stretch:
- the LOC119443974 gene encoding uncharacterized protein LOC119443974 isoform X1 has product MRLHSMVAAGISTGTSVSPDSQVHLSTTEKPLFKHQGSDTDGGHAVSPTISTPEIVANEEAYTRIQEYAEKSTMVSVTKYTSTQGPLKFEAKVTSIEPSLGKTRLKKSSDSFESMLETAPPTRMQALPKSEIGDKQTIDKKSDLGFPKRASENLVPSLTSERYYTNSTVHALSKLPSTIFTEVSQVPHFSRVVNNHTSTAFSRRIARKSSDVDIAGTHISESFNVQTSPVYDHVTTAAEERQIISAARTTADAVINSKGNSDTFLTKPATPISTTVEKREIIHENLLRGETPLAYYTETTPVPTKPMLITLRFDRTSTAAFRRRNFAHTHEVETTHHVSPIAERERFRRISTASVDQTQPMADSAATPVITTLNREVDVPFVTNAKLAATEVFIAPSVRATSGNGNRHVDLGSSHQGQRTTHYFH; this is encoded by the coding sequence ATGCGCTTACATTCTATGGTAGCTGCGGGCATATCTACTGGTACGTCGGTGAGTCCAGATTCACAGGTACATCTTAGTACAACAGAAAAGCCGTTGTTCAAACATCAGGGCTCAGATACCGACGGTGGACATGCAGTAAGCCCTACAATATCCACACCTGAAATAGTGGCAAACGAAGAAGCATATACACGCATCCAAGAATACGCAGAAAAATCGACCATGGTTTCAGTGACCAAGTATACTTCCACGCAAGGTCCATTAAAATTTGAAGCTAAAGTCACATCCATAGAGCCTTCCCTCGGTAAAACGCGGTTAAAGAAGTCAAGTGATTCATTCGAGTCCATGCTAGAAACAGCACCTCCTACAAGAATGCAGGCACTGCCGAAATCCGAGATTGGAGACAAACAAACAATAGACAAAAAATCTGACCTTGGCTTTCCAAAACGCGCCAGTGAAAACCTTGTTCCGTCGTTAACGTCAGAAAGATATTACACGAATTCTACGGTCCATGCGTTAAGCAAATTGCCGAGTACTATATTCACTGAAGTATCACAAGTCCCACATTTTTCGAGAGTAGTCAATAACCACACCAGCACCGCGTTTTCACGTCGTATTGCAAGAAAGAGCTCTGATGTCGACATAGCTGGAACACATATTAGTGAATCGTTCAACGTTCAAACCTCTCCTGTTTATGATCACGTGACAACAGCAGCGGAAGAGCGCCAAATAATATCAGCAGCTAGAACAACAGCAGACGCTGTGATCAATTCGAAAGGAAATAGTGATACTTTTCTTACAAAGCCTGCCACTCCAATATCGACTACGGTAGAAAAACGCGAAATAATTCATGAAAATCTTCTGCGTGGTGAAACTCCTTTAGCATATTATACCGAAACCACGCCTGTACCGACGAAACCAATGCTGATCACTCTGCGCTTCGATAGAACATCGACTGCAGCATTTCGTCGAAGAAATTTCGCGCACACGCATGAGGTTGAAACCACACATCACGTTTCCCCAATTGCAGAGCGTGAACGCTTTCGCAGAATTTCGACTGCATCTGTGGATCAAACACAGCCCATGGCCGACTCAGCAGCCACTCCAGTCATTACAACACTTAATAGAGAGGTTGATGTACCTTTCGTAACAAACGCCAAGTTAGCTGCAACAGAAGTCTTCATAGCGCCGTCCGTGCGGGCAACTTCGGGAAATGGAAATCGGCATGTTGACTTAGGAAGCAGCCATCAAGGGCAGAGAACCACTCATTATTTTCACTGA